The following is a genomic window from Paenibacillus thiaminolyticus.
CAGCAATAGCTATCGGTCTGTTCCTGACGCCTGCATTCACCTACGCGGCAGCGGACAGCATTCCGGCAGCGGACGGGGCGCTGCGCACCCCTCCAGTAGCCGCGGGAGCTAGCAGCACGATTAGCGGCACAGAATTCAAGCTTCAAGGCATCTCAATCGGGATGAGCGAATCGGAATTGATCGGAATTCTTGGAGAACCCGCCCGCAAAGATTTAAGCGAATACAATTTCGAATGGTACATATACAATCAGAATTATGAACGTTATATCCAGGTCGGCGTACAGCACGGCAAAGTGGTTGCCCTGTATACGAACGCCCAGGATTGGACTGGCGCCGGTGGAATCGGCTTCGGGTCGGCCAGACAAGAAGTCGAAGCCGCTTACGGCTCCCCGCTTGCCAGTCTCAAGAAAGGAAATACGATCTATAAGTTCAAGGACAACGGCGGAGAATACAGCCTGCATCAAGTCGGCGGGGTATATGCTACTCTATTTTACGATCTGAGCCGAAAAAATACGGTCACCTCGATCCAGCTCGTTGATCAGAAGATCGAGTTATCGTTCAAAGGCTTTTATGGAAAGCCAAGCGAACGATTGCGGGAAAGCCTTGAGCGGGAAGTGCTGGATTTGACCAATGCGGTCCGTGTACGTGAAGGAAAAAAACCGCTCGAGTGGAACGACGAGATTGCGGTAACGGCGCGCAAACATAGCGCAGACATGATGAAGCGCACCTTCTTCTCGCACGACAATCCGGATGGCCAGTCTCCGTTCGATCGGATGAAGCAAGACGGCATCGCTTACAGGATGGCCGGAGAAAATATTGCGGCCGGACAAACAAGCGCCATCTTCGCCCACGAGAACTGGATGAATTCAAGCGGCCACCGCAACAACATATTAAGCGATTTCGAGCGCCTTGGCGTCGGAATCTCCTTCGGCGGACCCTATCAAGTCTATTATACGCAAAACTTTTTTACGCCGAGCCGATAGATTCAAAAATGCCGCCGCCTCTTGCACAGGCGGCGGCTAGCATAGCTCTACTCGTTATGCTTCATTCTTTTGCGCGAGAACCACATGACAACTGCGGCAGCGCAGAACAACAGGCCAATCCAAGAAGCAAACGGCGATTTCTCTCCGGTTGCCGGCAGACTTGGTCCAGCCGGATGTTCAGGCTTCTTGCGGTCTCCCGGCCGGTTCGCAGGGAGTTCATTCGAGCCTGGTTGCTCTTCCGTGCCAGGCTCCTCTTCCGTACCAGGTGTGCCTGGAACGGTGTCTCCCGGTTCGGTCTCACCGCCGACTACCGTGTCTGGTCCTTCTACAATCGTGCCGGGAACCGTTTTTCTGTTATCAGGAGGCTTCGTGCCTGGAGTGGTGCCGGAACCCGGATCTGTCGTTCCGCCACCGCCTGAACCCGGCCCTTCTGGATCAGGGCGTTCCGGCTCCGGCTTGAAGCCTGACTTGACCAGACCAGCGTCAATGGTCAGGTTCCGTTCCCCCTGGCCGAGCATGATCACGTCGGTCCAGCCGTCGGCATTGGCTTTGGAATTACGCGTCAGGTCGTTGCCGGCTCCTTTGATCGTGAACTTATAACCATCTGGCAGCTCAAAGTGTACGATGTAGGTTCCCGCGGACAAGTTGTCGAATAAATAGTAACCGTTATATACGACCTCGGTTACGGCAGGCCCGTATACATCCCCCGTTACCGTGCCTCCGTATGTGGAATCCGTTACCGTTACGGTCTTGTATACCGATTGGGTTACAGTCGTGGCCAACAGTTCACGGTTACTGTTATACAGCTTGACAGGTACGCCATTCAAGCCAACCTCGTCTTCATCCTGAATGCCGTTGCCATTCTTGTCGATCCAGACGTAATCGCCAAGTGCACCTGTGCCTGGTGCTACCGGCAGCGGGATAAGCCCGGCATCGATGTTGTGGTTCTTCTCGCCGTTGCCTAACACGATTTCTTCCGTGTAGCCTTCCTCATTGATCACGTCAGAGTCTTTGGCAGGATCGTTGCCTTGGTGCGGCTTCGTCCAGCTATAGCCGTCCGGCAGGATGAATTTCACGATATATTTGCCGGCAGGCAGATTCGTAAACAGATAGTACCCTGGCTTGCCTTCAAAATTGTTATTCGTGATGGTCTTGTTAAGCAGCTTGCCATCGATATCGAACAGTTCAACCGTTACACCATTCTTGCCTTCTTCATCATCATCCTGAATGCCATTGCCGTTTTTGTCGATCCAGACATAATCGCCGATTTCGCCTTCACGGCTGTCTTTAATTTTCACGCCGACTTTTTTCGGCTCTGCCGGCAGCAGCGGACTTCCGTTATCTGCCCGCTTCGCCGTAAAGCCGAACGAGTTCCAGGCAATCTCGTCATCGCCGCTCGGAGCGCCAACCGGCGCGCTCATTTCCCATACGACTTCCTTGCTCTCCCCTGGCTTCAGCACCAACTCGTCATCGAACACGAACTTCAGTGCCTTGACTGTCGTCAGATCATCCGGCGGCTCAGTGAACCAGCTTCCGCCTTCTAACGATACGGATTCATCCGTGCTGTAATACACCGACACGAATTGCGGCGTCACCACTTTCTTCGTCAAGACCAGACTCCATTTGCTTCCGCGCGGCGTCTTGTCGATGACTCCGGTATCGCCGATTCGAGGAAGGGCATCTACAATCGTGACGTTTTTGACTCCAACCGTGCCCTTGTTCGTCACGACCACCTTATATTTGATTTTTCCGCCTGGCGTAACGGTTCCGGTATCCGGATATTTCGTCCAGTTCCCTTCGTCCAGGTCACCCTGCACATATTTGACGGATTCGAGATTCGTTGCGGAATTAACATGGATATCGGCCCCGTCATAAACATACCATTTGCCGTCTTTATAGCGCTGATTTACGAAGTTATAGTAATTGTTCAAATATTCATGTTCTTCGGACGTGACTTCCACTTCATTATGAATCGTGCCCGTCGTTACCCCTGCATTTACTTTCGCCTGGAAGGTCAGCTCTACCCACTGGCCCTTTTTCAGCGTCAGCGGATGGTTCTCATCCCAATACCATGTGAGCGGAGTCGTTCCCTCTTGGCCGGGAGTTCCCTTTTGGAAGCCCGGTGCCGGGACATCCAGACCGCTGCTGCCCGTCACTGCTGCCGAATCGTCCACATAGGCAAGCTCCTTCGGGAGCAGGTCAGTCACGATAGGATTTTTGAAGTCAACATCGACGATCTCCGGGTTGGTTACGCGAATCGTGTAGGACGCAGTATCGCCTGGCTTCAATGTCGTCCCGGAAGTGACTTTTTTCTTCACCATAACGAGCGGACGGTCCTCAACGGCAAGCACCTTCACTCTGGCGGCATTTTCCTTCGGCTCGCCATTGAAGATATAGGTCATCACGGCATAGTTCACAATCTGTTTCCGGTCTTTAGGGCTCTTCTCGTTCTCAGGAAGGCCATTCAACCTATCGATCTCAGGAAAATCTCCTTCATACTTTTTGTACGGTATATCGGAAAATTTTCCAAAAACGTAGTCCTCAAGCTGACGATATTCTCCTGTCTTCTTGTACTGAACTTCCAGCTCGCTTTTTTGCTGGAAATCAACCGGAACATCGCCGAACACGAGGCGGATCCCTTTCACGTTCTTGCCGTCAGCCTTCAATACTCGCGGCTCGGCATTCGCGGGGATCGTCTCCCACTGCTCCCAATCGCTTTCTGCCGGCTTTTCCTTGGTGGTATACTGAATAACGTATTCATCAATTCAAGCAAATTTCGCCGTGTGAACCTGAACAAATTCGAGACCCTGCGGCGCTAGATCCTCCAGCTTGGCATCCTCCAGCCTCATGTTCGTCTGGTTGGCAATATCTCCGATTCGGTAGGAAATGCTTTGTCCCGTTATCAATTCCTTGGCCGAGCCGTCATTGACTGATTTATAGATCCACAGATTCCCTGTCTGCGGCACATCGACGAACCCGTGCTGTGCTTCCGCTTCATCCGTGACTGGGTCGTTCTCTCCCACAGGCTTGAACGACACGGCCGCCTGATTTACAACCTCTTTATCGGGATTATCCTTCAAAATATCCTCGGGATATTTCACTTTGACGAAGATTTCTTTGTAAGACTCGCCTTGGCCCAGCTTCCCGAAGTTCCAGATAAGCTTCCCATTGTCATTGACCGTATACTCGGGACGCGCCAACAAGAGCTCGGCTTCCGGCGGCAGCATATCGGTGATGACGACGTCATCCAGATTCAGATTGCCGTAGCCGTCTTTTTGCATATCGGAGAACAAGATCCGGTATTCCACGGTGCCTCCGGGCTGCGGCTTCACATGCGCCACGGGTCTATACTGTTCCTTTTTCAGATCCCATACGGCGGATGCTTCTGCCTTAACGGTCACTTCATTCGACAGCTTGCCGCCCGGCGTTTGTTCGCTCCGGAAGACTGCCTGCGTCACAGCCTCGGTGCCGTTCGGCGTCACATCATTCGGAAAGCGGACATTGACCTGAAGCGTTCCCGTCGAACCCGGCTCCAGCGCCTCCGCAAAAGTAAACGTAACCGTCCCCGCATCAGGATCATATACCGCGGTTGCCCCATCGCTGTTCACCACACCGGCATATTCCACTTCCTTCGGTATCGGGAGAACGATCTGCGCCCCGTCATACTGATCCGTCGTACTTGACACGCTGTATTCAATATCATAAGTAAATAATCGCCCCGATAGCACGGACGGCATGGAGCTCTTCAGCACGATCTGGATCGTGTCCGCGCCATTCTCCTCACTGCCGGGAACGTCATCCGCGAGCGCGGTCATGGGCATCAGCAGAATATTGACCAACAGCATGAATGCCCACACCATGGCTTGAAATCGTATTGACCTTCTCATTTCCTCAGACTCTTCCTTCCTTAGAAAATCAATCATTCTTCTCTTCCATTACATCTTGATGGAGACACTCATCGTTCAAATTCTCCAGCTTGACTTCATCGCCGATCTCTCAGTTCGTCAAGTCGATAGAAAGGGCGTCCGAATGTAAGGCTGCGGTATCTCGTAAGACACAATTGCCTGCGGCGCCAGCCATCCGGTTCCGGTTACCCCCTCCTTGCCGACCTTCAACGAATGTTCCGTGGCTCCCCCAAGCATCGGTTCTCGCAAATCGATTGTGCCGATGGAGACCGTGCCGTATACCGGGATCCCTTCCATAGAAATGTCCGCTTCATCTTGTTCTGCTGCGATGGAGATGGTAAGAGAAGTTGTAAGGGGGAGATGTTTTGGAACCATGATCAAGATTAACCTGACGGGCAATAGGAGAGCGGCCAGATTCCAGAGCTTTACGTTGACGCGATTCTGCATTGAATCATTCGTTCACCTCCTCTTACGCACTGTTCAGACCAGCAATGAGTGCACTATGTAATAGGCATAAGTATCATAACAAATCCAACTACACCATTTCTCAACAATAATGGAAGCGTTGTCCGAAGCGATTACTTGGCCGCCGGAACCTTATTGTTTTTATGGCGGTACATTTTCCGGTCAGCGGCATCCAGAATGTCGGTGAGATTGCGATGTTTATCCGAGCAGACCTCGAATCCGACCGAGAAGGTTACGTTGATTTTCAGTTCTTTGGAGAGAGAAGCCAATTTATCAGCGAAATACCGCTGCATAATTTTCATGCCGGAGGAACCGTCGCTGAGCATGAGAACAATAAACTCATC
Proteins encoded in this region:
- a CDS encoding CAP domain-containing protein translates to MGTHQYTTEHNDNSTVNSQPKRTARRHASALLCAAIAIGLFLTPAFTYAAADSIPAADGALRTPPVAAGASSTISGTEFKLQGISIGMSESELIGILGEPARKDLSEYNFEWYIYNQNYERYIQVGVQHGKVVALYTNAQDWTGAGGIGFGSARQEVEAAYGSPLASLKKGNTIYKFKDNGGEYSLHQVGGVYATLFYDLSRKNTVTSIQLVDQKIELSFKGFYGKPSERLRESLEREVLDLTNAVRVREGKKPLEWNDEIAVTARKHSADMMKRTFFSHDNPDGQSPFDRMKQDGIAYRMAGENIAAGQTSAIFAHENWMNSSGHRNNILSDFERLGVGISFGGPYQVYYTQNFFTPSR
- a CDS encoding SdrD B-like domain-containing protein — translated: MKGIRLVFGDVPVDFQQKSELEVQYKKTGEYRQLEDYVFGKFSDIPYKKYEGDFPEIDRLNGLPENEKSPKDRKQIVNYAVMTYIFNGEPKENAARVKVLAVEDRPLVMVKKKVTSGTTLKPGDTASYTIRVTNPEIVDVDFKNPIVTDLLPKELAYVDDSAAVTGSSGLDVPAPGFQKGTPGQEGTTPLTWYWDENHPLTLKKGQWVELTFQAKVNAGVTTGTIHNEVEVTSEEHEYLNNYYNFVNQRYKDGKWYVYDGADIHVNSATNLESVKYVQGDLDEGNWTKYPDTGTVTPGGKIKYKVVVTNKGTVGVKNVTIVDALPRIGDTGVIDKTPRGSKWSLVLTKKVVTPQFVSVYYSTDESVSLEGGSWFTEPPDDLTTVKALKFVFDDELVLKPGESKEVVWEMSAPVGAPSGDDEIAWNSFGFTAKRADNGSPLLPAEPKKVGVKIKDSREGEIGDYVWIDKNGNGIQDDDEEGKNGVTVELFDIDGKLLNKTITNNNFEGKPGYYLFTNLPAGKYIVKFILPDGYSWTKPHQGNDPAKDSDVINEEGYTEEIVLGNGEKNHNIDAGLIPLPVAPGTGALGDYVWIDKNGNGIQDEDEVGLNGVPVKLYNSNRELLATTVTQSVYKTVTVTDSTYGGTVTGDVYGPAVTEVVYNGYYLFDNLSAGTYIVHFELPDGYKFTIKGAGNDLTRNSKANADGWTDVIMLGQGERNLTIDAGLVKSGFKPEPERPDPEGPGSGGGGTTDPGSGTTPGTKPPDNRKTVPGTIVEGPDTVVGGETEPGDTVPGTPGTEEEPGTEEQPGSNELPANRPGDRKKPEHPAGPSLPATGEKSPFASWIGLLFCAAAVVMWFSRKRMKHNE